From the genome of Hydrogenobacter hydrogenophilus:
TTTAAAGGTCAGTTTTCAGGATCTTGACCACCCTTGGATACTTCAAGTACCAAACAGCCTATACCTAAAAGGTATATATGTGGAGGTGCTTTGATGAACATTTACCAAGCTGTGCTTTTGGGAATAGTAGAAGGACTTACAGAGTTCCTACCTGTGTCTTCCACAGGACACCTAATACTTACTGCACACATATTAGGCGTAGATAACAGTGGTTTTACAAAAAGCTTTGAGATAGCCATTCAGATGGGTGCCATAATGTCTGTTATCTTATTGTATGCCAAAAGACTTTCTACGGACTACGAAATGTGGAAGAGAATCTTAGTAGCCTTTTTACCTACAGGCATTTTGGGTTTTTTACTATACAAACTCATAAAAACCTACCTTATAGGCAACGACAAGGTTGTTGTGCTTTCTCTTATAGTAGGTGGTGTTTTCCTTCTCTTTGCGGATAGGGTTTGCGAACGCTTCTGCTATATAGGAGACATAAGGGCCATGAGCCTAAAACGAGCCTTTCTCATAGGCTTATTCCAATCCTTAGCCATGATACCCGGAGTTTCAAGATCTGCGTCTACTATAATAGGCGGTATGTTGGTTGGACTTCACAGAAAAGCCAGTGCAGAGTTTTCTTTCTTGTTGGCAGTGCCTACCATGATTATAGCAACTTCTTACGATGTTTATAAGTCTCATAGTACCTTTACACAAAGCGAATGGCATCTGCTTCTTATAGGTTTCTTATCAGCTTTTTTTACCGCTCTTTTGACGGTAAAAGTTTTTCTAAAATTTATATCTAAGCACTCCTTTTTTCCCTTTGGTATATACAGAATAGCCCTCGGTTTTTCGTACGCTCTCTTTTTCCTATAACATGGACAGGTGGATACTTTACGCAGTCATTTTGCTCTTCATTATAGGTGAGACAGTTATAATAAGCTCAAACCTTTTACCTTATGTTTTTGAGAACTATCGGGACCTTAGTATATACAAAAAGCCTATTTACCAACTTCTCACTTTTCTATTGGGTATGTTTCTTATAAGCAAAAAGTTTGATTATCTACTTCTCAAAAAAAAGTCTGTGGTTTACTCATTTGTGTCCGCATCTACACTTATGCTTATGATAGTGCTTGTGAAGAAGTATATAACACATAGGCATGTGGATAGATGGCTTATAGGTACAAGCTTGCAACCTTTGGAGTTTACAAAGGTCGCTCTTGTGATCTTTATAGCTTACTACTTGGTGGAAAAAGGGTCTATAAAGGAATGGAGATACATACTTTGGGCTTCTTTTTTGGTACTTATAAACGCTTTTCTCATTTCCCTTCAACCTGATAAAGGTGGAGCTGTGTTTCTTTTACTGCTCTGCGGAACCCTACTGTACGTTGGTGGTATTCCAAAAAAAGTTTACATACCTATACTAATGCTTTTTGTGCTGTTCACTCTATACATACTGACTTCCAAGTCTGGATATGTTGCGGAGAGATTTTCCGCATGGAAAGACCCCTTTGCAGACCCAGAAGAATCAGGATACCAAATTATTCAGTCTCTTTTTGCCTTCGCTCACGGCGGGCTGTGGGGAGTAGGTATAGGTAAAGGCTTACAAAAAATGGGAGCTTTGCCAGCTGCAGATACAGACTATGTGATATCACTCATAGGGGAAGAGTTTGGATTCATAGGTATTTTATTAGTTTTCTGTCTTTACTCTATACTTGTAGGCAGACTTCTTTACTTTACATACAAGATTAATGAACCCTTTGGTAAGCTACTGCTTTTTGGTATAGCCATGAACTTTGCTATCGCCTTTCTTTGGAATGTAGGTATGGCAGTAAACCTTCTTCCACCAAAAGGTATAGCCCTTCCGTTACTCAGTTATGGTCCTTCAAACCTTTTGTTTTCACTAATAGCTATATGGCTTGCTAAGTCCGTAATAAGCAGAGGCTCATTTCTTCCAAGGCTTTGAGCATCCTTCCTTAATTGCTTGACATTTGAAAATCTTTTGCATATAATAAAAAAATGTAATTACTTTAAGAAGGAGTGAATTATGCAAGATGTGTCCTTGGGTGGAGTAAAGGATTTTAACTTTGATATTAAAGACCCAAAGTTTCTTGACGAGGATGCTCTATGGGAAGAGGCAAAAAGAGTGTTTTCTAAGTGTAAAGACTGTAGAATGTGCATCTCTTACTGCCCATCTTTTCCGGCACTCTTTGATGCGGTAGACAGGCATGACGATGACATAAACGCCCTTAGCAAAGAAGAGCTGGCAAAACCTTTGGAGCTTTGTTTTCACTGTAAGCAGTGCTACTTTAAGTGTCCTTACACGCCTCCTCACGAGTGGAGGATAGACTTTCCGCACCTGTCTCTGAGATACAAAATATGGAAGTTCAAAAAGGAGGGTGCTAAACTCACAGACAAACTTATGCTCAACACAGACCTTGTGGGTAAGCTCTCTGTTGGTATGTCTTCCCTTGTAAATTCCGTAAAGGATGTAAAACCCGTAAGGGTTATTATGGAGAACTTTATGGGTGTGGATAGAAGAGCAAAGCTCCCACCCTTTAACTCCGAAACCTTTGTAGATTGGTTTGAAAAAAACAGAAAAAAGGTAAGAGGTGAAAATGGGAAAGTTGCCCTTTTTTATACTTGCCTTTTGAACTATAACTATCTTGAAAAGGGAAAAGCCCTCGTAAGAGTTTTTGAGAAAAACGACATACTCATAGAACTACCTCAGCAAGAGTGCTGTGGCATACCCTTCTTTGACATAGGCGATGTGGATGCAGTTATAAAAAAAGCAAAAGCTAATATAAAGTCTCTGAAAGCTTATGTGGATAAAGGATACGATATAGTAGTTCCCATACCTACCTGTGCCTTACAGATAAAGTACGAGTATCCGCTACTCCTTCCTGACGATCCGAATGCAAAGGCGGTAGCGGAAAAGGTTTACGATGTGCACCAATATCTCTGGAAACTTTACGAAGAAGGTAAATTAAACAAGGAGTTTAAAGTATCTATGGGGAACATAGCCTATCACATTCCGTGTCATCTTAAGTCCTTAAATGTAGGCTACAAAGCTGCAAACCTTATGAGGCTCATACCCAACACAAAGGTAAGGATTGTGGAAAGATGTTCAGGACATGATGGAACTTTTGGCGTAAGAAAGGAGACTTTTGACATGGCGTACAAGGTAGGCTCTAAGCTCTTTGAGGAACTAAAAGGTGCTCAAGCAGACCTTTATGTATCAGACTGTCCTTTGGCAAGCAATCAGATAGAACTCGGTACAGGTAGAAGACCACTGCACCCTATAGAGGTTCTTTGGAAAGCTTACGGCGAAGAAGCGTAGTATAATAAAGGAATGCCTTCCTTTAAGATAGCCGTTTTGAAAGGTGATGGTATAGGTCCAGAGATAGTCCAAAGTGCGCTACAGGTTCTTGAAAAAGTAGGAGAGCTTTTTGGTTATAGCTTCACCTTTGAAGAGGGGCTGATCGGAGGCGTAGCTATAGACCAAAAGGGTGATCCCCTTCCTCAGGAAACTCTTGAGCTCTGTTTGAAATCTGACGCTGTACTTTTGGGAGCGGTAGGTGGTCCCAAGTGGGATGATCTTCCTACCCATAAGAGGCCAGAAAAGGGTCTTCTTGGCATTAGAAAAGCCCTTGACCTATATGCAAACCTCAGACCCGCAAAAGTTTATGAACCTCTCATAAGCTCCTCACCTTTAAAAGATGATATAGTAAGAGGCACTGATTTTATAGTGGTAAGAGAGCTAACTGGTGATGTTTATTACGGTGAGCCCAGAGGGGTATTTAGGGAAAATGGTAAAAGGGTAGGTATAAACACAATGAGATATACAGAGGACGAGATAAGAAGGGTAGTTAGAAAATCCTTTGAGATAGCAAGGGGAAGGGAGAAAAAGCTCACCAGTGTGGATAAGTCCAACGTGCTTGAGGTAAGCGCTCTTTGGAGGGAGATAGTACAAGAGGAAAGCAAGAACTTTCCTGATGTTGAGGTAGAGCATCTTTATGTGGATAACTGTGCCATGCAGATAGTGAGGCGTCCCAGTTCCTTTGATGTGATAGTTACAGGCAATATTTTTGGTGATATACTCTCTGACGAGGCTGCAGTGATCACAGGAAGCCTTGGCATGTTGCCTTCAGCCAGTATTGGAGACAAACATGCCCTTTACGAACCTGTGCACGGCTCTGCACCAGACATTGCAGGTAAAGGAATAGCCAATCCCATAGCAACCATACTATCTGCAAGTATGATGCTAAGGTATTCCTTTGGACTAACACAGGTCGCTGATACTATTGAAAAGGCAGTAGAGATAGCTCTGCAGAGAGGCTATAGAACTCCAGACATATACACAGAAGGAACTAAAAAAGTAGGCACAAAAGAGATGACAGAAGCTATAATATCTGCTCTGGAGGATCTATGCGAAAGCTCTTAGTAGTACTCTTGATAGCTATCACATCAAGCGTTTTTGCACAGGATCCTATGGAAAACATTAAGAAGTTTTTCTCTCGGGAAGGCTATGTGATAAAGGTAGAAAAAGGACAGGTACTTATTGATATGGGCAGGGATCAGGTAAAGGTGGGAGAAGAATTTTCCGTTTTTGAAGAGGGTAAAGAACTTTTCCATCCCATTACAGGCAAACCCTTAGGAAAAGAGCGCAAAAAGGTGGGAGAAATAAAGATAGACCAGGTAGAGGACAACTTTTCCCGTGCAAAAGTGATCAAGGAAGAAGGTAGGATAAAAGTGGGCGATAAGGTAGTTCTTTCTGCAAAGGATGTGTGCTACGAGGGTTCAGAGGAGGGCTTTTTTAAAATAAGCTCTGTGGTAGAAGGTATAAAAAAGGGTAGTGGCTGTGCCTATACTGTGAAGGAGTTCAAAGATGGCTACGGTGTGGAGTTTCTCGGATCACCAGTAGCCTTTTACTCCATACCACAGGTAGTTAAACAGCAAATAGAGAGAGCAAGCCTTAGAGATCTCAGACTCCTCGCAAGAAGTAGGCTTATAAAGGCTCTTCCGTCCATACCCATCTCCGCAGATGTAGGGGACCTTATGGGCAACGGCAAAGAGTACCTTGCCATTCTCTATTCTGGAAGGGTAGAAGTTTACGAGCTTTTAAAAAATGACATAATCAAGAGATCCACTTACTCCTTACCTGCCGGAAGTGCGGTTAACCTTGTGGTGGC
Proteins encoded in this window:
- a CDS encoding undecaprenyl-diphosphate phosphatase, producing the protein MNIYQAVLLGIVEGLTEFLPVSSTGHLILTAHILGVDNSGFTKSFEIAIQMGAIMSVILLYAKRLSTDYEMWKRILVAFLPTGILGFLLYKLIKTYLIGNDKVVVLSLIVGGVFLLFADRVCERFCYIGDIRAMSLKRAFLIGLFQSLAMIPGVSRSASTIIGGMLVGLHRKASAEFSFLLAVPTMIIATSYDVYKSHSTFTQSEWHLLLIGFLSAFFTALLTVKVFLKFISKHSFFPFGIYRIALGFSYALFFL
- a CDS encoding FtsW/RodA/SpoVE family cell cycle protein — its product is MDRWILYAVILLFIIGETVIISSNLLPYVFENYRDLSIYKKPIYQLLTFLLGMFLISKKFDYLLLKKKSVVYSFVSASTLMLMIVLVKKYITHRHVDRWLIGTSLQPLEFTKVALVIFIAYYLVEKGSIKEWRYILWASFLVLINAFLISLQPDKGGAVFLLLLCGTLLYVGGIPKKVYIPILMLFVLFTLYILTSKSGYVAERFSAWKDPFADPEESGYQIIQSLFAFAHGGLWGVGIGKGLQKMGALPAADTDYVISLIGEEFGFIGILLVFCLYSILVGRLLYFTYKINEPFGKLLLFGIAMNFAIAFLWNVGMAVNLLPPKGIALPLLSYGPSNLLFSLIAIWLAKSVISRGSFLPRL
- a CDS encoding heterodisulfide reductase-related iron-sulfur binding cluster produces the protein MQDVSLGGVKDFNFDIKDPKFLDEDALWEEAKRVFSKCKDCRMCISYCPSFPALFDAVDRHDDDINALSKEELAKPLELCFHCKQCYFKCPYTPPHEWRIDFPHLSLRYKIWKFKKEGAKLTDKLMLNTDLVGKLSVGMSSLVNSVKDVKPVRVIMENFMGVDRRAKLPPFNSETFVDWFEKNRKKVRGENGKVALFYTCLLNYNYLEKGKALVRVFEKNDILIELPQQECCGIPFFDIGDVDAVIKKAKANIKSLKAYVDKGYDIVVPIPTCALQIKYEYPLLLPDDPNAKAVAEKVYDVHQYLWKLYEEGKLNKEFKVSMGNIAYHIPCHLKSLNVGYKAANLMRLIPNTKVRIVERCSGHDGTFGVRKETFDMAYKVGSKLFEELKGAQADLYVSDCPLASNQIELGTGRRPLHPIEVLWKAYGEEA
- the leuB gene encoding 3-isopropylmalate dehydrogenase, with the protein product MPSFKIAVLKGDGIGPEIVQSALQVLEKVGELFGYSFTFEEGLIGGVAIDQKGDPLPQETLELCLKSDAVLLGAVGGPKWDDLPTHKRPEKGLLGIRKALDLYANLRPAKVYEPLISSSPLKDDIVRGTDFIVVRELTGDVYYGEPRGVFRENGKRVGINTMRYTEDEIRRVVRKSFEIARGREKKLTSVDKSNVLEVSALWREIVQEESKNFPDVEVEHLYVDNCAMQIVRRPSSFDVIVTGNIFGDILSDEAAVITGSLGMLPSASIGDKHALYEPVHGSAPDIAGKGIANPIATILSASMMLRYSFGLTQVADTIEKAVEIALQRGYRTPDIYTEGTKKVGTKEMTEAIISALEDLCESS